A portion of the Carya illinoinensis cultivar Pawnee chromosome 11, C.illinoinensisPawnee_v1, whole genome shotgun sequence genome contains these proteins:
- the LOC122282037 gene encoding F-box protein At5g49610 encodes MVEIGGMLMRNRNVSWFDVESTEDILANILSRVPVNSLLVFKSVSKLWYRLIHSPNFIKLQLSQTPKNPTYIIYPYMDEVMNLYLMKSNGEITEMITLRDCENISSQSLICSYSGLICCINYPLIPNSNMDEVDLTDFEIRICNPTTREIFLLPKGSPSETEISIGVAFWPQTTEYKVFRFFHSKHESQDIHLECEIYSSCTGSWRGIGVVQHHPMGFRHCPLGSNHVFVNGKVYWFVALEEDQYTPGTILSIDIEENLRTINLPEEVTEHSFLVDLEGCLSLVAVHDGDEVVNIWVLDDSNQPNWEIKCSVDTAFSSMECVDFVTARKNEVFFITTEHFLIYNVDYGTWVELDLADTFERNSPVAFPYTESLLPCCGLLDSEQEGDD; translated from the exons ATGGTTGAAATTGGTGGCATGCTTATGCGAAATAGGAATGTTAGTTGGTTTGATGTGGAATCTACAGAAGATATCCTTGCCAATATTCTCTCAAGGGTTCCAGTTAACTCCCTTCTAGTTTTCAAGTCTGTTTCTAAACTCTGGTATAGATTGATACACAGTCCAAATTTCATCAAGTTGCAGTTGAGCCAGACCCCAAAAAACCCCACTTACATCATCTATCCGTACATGGATGAGGTAATGAATTTGTATCTGATGAAGAGCAATGGGGAAATCACTGAAATGATTACTCTTCGTGACTGTGAAAATATTTCTTCTCAGAGCCTGATATGCTCGTATAGCGGATTAATCTGTTGTATCAATTATCCCTTGATTCCAAACTCAAACATGGATGAAGTGGATTTGACAGACTTTGAGATCCGTATCTGCAATCCCACTACTCGAGAAATCTTTTTACTTCCAAAGGGTAGTCCATCCGAAACGGAAATATCTATTGGAGTTGCTTTTTGGCCCCAAACCACTGAGTATAAAGTATTTCGATTTTTCCATTCCAAACATGAGTCCCAAGATATCCATCTTGAGTGTGAGATATATTCATCATGTACTGGATCCTGGAGAGGCATAGGAGTTGTCCAGCACCATCCCATGGGTTTCCGGCACTGCCCCTTGGGTTCAAATCATGTATTTGTTAATGGAAAAGTGTACTGGTTTGTTGCTTTAGAAGAAGATCAATACACACCTGGCACCATTCTTTCAATTGATATTGAGGAAAATCTTAGAACCATCAATCTTCCAGAGGAAGTCACCGAGCACTCATTCTTGGTTGATCTTGAAGGTTGCTTATCTCTAGTTGCTGTACATGATGGGGATGAAGTTGTTAATATATGGGTTCTGGATGATTCTAATCAGCCTAATTGGGAAATAAAATGTAGTGTTGATACTGCCTTCTCAAGTATGGAATGTGTTGACTTCGTAACTGCACGAAAGAATGAAGTTTTTTTCATAACCACGGAGCATTTTCTAATCTATAATGTCGACTATGGGACTTGGGTGGAACTTGATTTAGCGGATACTTTTGAAAGAAATTCTCCTGTTGCTTTTCCTTATACTGAATCACTCCTCCCAT GTTGTGGACTCCTGGATTCTGAACAAGAGGGTGacgattaa